A genome region from Gigantopelta aegis isolate Gae_Host chromosome 3, Gae_host_genome, whole genome shotgun sequence includes the following:
- the LOC121368680 gene encoding uncharacterized protein LOC121368680, producing MARSTPGNITSCEYESDTYTNIQPDKTLSFNLLAIFERKTDQNRPFPLYIDSSETNTGIVRGNARVFVELLDEDVMKNRIQENVTVHIDHTVPDINNMWLVRNKNRELYVHNSRDLSDMVLEFDASDPHSGIYSVEWFLGTQLNTSDIGKGYLPVIKLSANKTCQVDQHCYCPYVGSCAYYNYTVKLNHLVNENTNMGTQDREYYFTLMVTNTAMLKSVCHLDILVDASPPVAGVVLEGPPGGPDIDYTSEDHVYINMHGFIDHESGIRLYRVALAERCLTLEELRNAGNASIVIVYKTVNPIIKLSFPNSGLFYSSAVAFNNAMEPSIVVCSDGITKDTTPPMMTNIILKNGQMYSGLWCKNAKAWYVDKNMTLIELQQTPACQKKCKHHKSLGYVGAFPLQHKAINDNDTSEDICSRSPILNNESVIYLPSDKIYLKWKTNEPESQIRDYVIGIGDDKSQTDVPLVRSYESTHGKEFFHLSYSGLTSTSIFYIFMKVINKAGLSSVVVLGPVMIDETSLPRITETLQPRINNNGIKDPEKTGNQFTVL from the exons ATGGCAAGATCAACTCCAGGAAATATCACTAGTTGTGAATATGAGAGCGATACATACACTAATATTCAGCCCGACAAGACACTGAGTTTCAATCTACTGGCAATATTTGAGAGGAAGACTGATCAAAATCGTCCATTTCCGCTTTATATTGACAGTTCAGAAACCAATACAGGGATTGTGAGAGGAAATGCACGTGTTTTTGTGGAATTACTCGATG AGGATGTTATGAAGAACCGAATACAAGAAAATGTAACCGTACACATAGACCATACAGTTCCAGATATAAACAACATGTGGTTGGTTAGGAATAAGAACCGTGAGTTGTACGTCCATAACAGTAGAGACTTATCAGACATGGTGTTGGAATTTGATGCAAGTGACCCACACAGTGGAATCTATTCAGTGGAATGGTTTCTGGGAACACAGCTCAACACATCTGATATTGGGAAAGGATATTTGCCGGTCATTAAACTTTCAGCCAAT AAAACGTGTCAAGTAGACCAGCATTGTTACTGTCCATATGTTGGTTCCTGTGCCTATTATAACTACACAGTAAAACTGAACCATCTGGTGaatgaaaacacaaacatgGGTACACAGGACAGGGAATACTACTTCACATTAATGGTGACAAATACAGCCATGTTGAAGTCAGTATGTCATCTGGATATCCTGGTAGATGCATCACCGCCTGTTGCCGGAGTTGTTCTGGAGGGACCACCAGGAGGACCAGATATTGACTACACCAGTGAAGATCATGTATACATCAACATGCATGGTTTCATTGATCATGAAAGTGGTATCAGATTGTATCGTGTTGCCCTAGCAGAACGATGTTTGACACTTGAGGAACTGAGAAATGCTGGAAATGCTAGCATTGTAATAGTTTACAAGACAGTCAATCCAATAATAAAGTTATCATTTCCAAACAGTGGACTTTTTTACTCGTCTGCTGTTGCCTTCAATAACGCGATGGAGCCATCAATTGTCGTCTGTTCAGATGGTATTACAAAGGACACCACGCCTCCAATGAtgacaaatataatattgaaaaatggACAAATGTATAGTGGACTGTGGTGTAAAAACGCCAAAGCTTGGTATGTTGACAAGAATATGACCTTAATAGAGTTACAGCAAACACCAGCATGccaaaagaaatgcaaacaTCATAAAAGCTTGGGCTACGTGGGTGCTTTTCCTCTGCAACATAAAGCTATCAATGACAATGACACGTCTGAGGACATCTGCTCTAGATCACCTATACTGAATAACGAATCTGTTATCTATCTTCCATCAGACAAAATATACTTGAAATGGAAAACTAATGAGCCAGAGAGCCAGATTAGAGATTATGTTATTGGGATTGGTGATGACAAGTCACAGACAGATGTACCGTTAGTGAGATCTTATGAATCAACACATGGAAAGGAATTCTTTCATCTTTCATATTCTGGTTTAACAAGCACatctatattttacatttttatgaaAGTTATCAACAAAGCAGGTTTATCATCAGTTGTTGTGCTCGGACCTGTCATGATAGATGAAACATCACTACCACGGATAACAGAAACACTGCAGCCCAGAATAAACAATAACGGCATAAAAGACCCCGAGAAAACTGGTAATCAATTTACTGTACTCTAA